The following proteins come from a genomic window of Bradyrhizobium paxllaeri:
- a CDS encoding TetR/AcrR family transcriptional regulator: MPRAKAGPKTAEAAPALARLVPTQQRSRERFEKILACAAELMAEKGSEAFRMSDVVERSGVPFGSLYQYFPDKTAIIGTLAERYNAIGRDCVQRDLAVVKATRDLHPALCRITDSYYRMFMEVPVMRDIWQATQADRALQKLDEEDGAYLAGLLGEALRRIAPDTPASALASFSQLMMTLIAATVRHAITQDAKEAARILTLFKRMLPKNLAALEV, encoded by the coding sequence ATGCCGCGGGCGAAAGCCGGACCGAAAACAGCCGAGGCTGCGCCTGCGCTGGCGCGCCTGGTCCCGACCCAGCAGCGCAGCCGCGAGCGGTTCGAAAAAATCCTGGCCTGCGCGGCGGAATTGATGGCGGAGAAAGGCAGCGAAGCCTTCCGTATGAGCGACGTCGTCGAACGCAGCGGCGTGCCGTTCGGCTCGCTCTATCAGTACTTTCCGGACAAGACGGCGATCATCGGCACGCTGGCGGAACGCTACAACGCGATTGGCCGCGACTGCGTCCAGCGCGACCTCGCGGTGGTCAAGGCTACCCGCGATCTGCATCCGGCCCTATGCCGCATTACCGACAGCTACTATCGGATGTTCATGGAGGTGCCGGTCATGCGCGACATCTGGCAGGCGACGCAGGCCGACCGTGCCCTGCAGAAACTCGACGAGGAAGACGGCGCCTATCTCGCCGGACTGCTCGGCGAGGCGCTGCGGCGGATCGCGCCCGACACGCCCGCATCCGCGCTGGCCTCGTTTTCCCAACTGATGATGACGCTGATCGCCGCGACCGTCCGCCACGCCATCACGCAGGACGCGAAGGAAGCCGCCCGCATCCTCACTCTATTCAAGCGGATGCTGCCGAAGAATCTGGCAGCGCTGGAGGTGTGA
- a CDS encoding NmrA family NAD(P)-binding protein: MSELPILIIGGAGKTGARVNALLQSRGIPTRPVSRSTPVPFDWTRPETWPAVLAGVSMAYVTYQPDLAVEGAAEAIADVGRLARENGLERVVLLSGRGEPRAQRAEAALQQSGVPWTIVRASWFNQNFSEGYLLDGVLAGEIALPAGAVREPFIDVDDIAEVVVAALTEARHVGKLYEVTGPRALTFAQAVAEIAEAAGRPVQYRQVAPQDFAAAMRPHVPDDVIELMLELFTVVLDGRNSAVAHGVEQALGRPARDFSDYARRTAATGVWRA; the protein is encoded by the coding sequence ATGTCGGAACTCCCGATTCTGATCATCGGTGGCGCGGGCAAGACCGGTGCGCGCGTCAATGCGCTGCTGCAGTCGCGCGGCATCCCGACCCGGCCAGTGTCGCGTTCGACGCCTGTACCGTTCGACTGGACCCGCCCCGAGACGTGGCCGGCCGTGCTTGCCGGCGTCTCGATGGCCTACGTCACCTATCAGCCGGATCTTGCGGTCGAGGGCGCCGCCGAGGCGATCGCGGACGTGGGCCGGCTGGCGCGCGAGAACGGGCTTGAGCGCGTCGTCCTGTTGTCGGGCCGCGGCGAGCCGAGGGCGCAGCGGGCGGAGGCAGCGCTGCAGCAGTCCGGCGTGCCCTGGACCATCGTGCGCGCGAGCTGGTTCAACCAGAATTTTTCCGAAGGCTACCTGCTCGACGGCGTACTGGCCGGCGAGATCGCACTGCCGGCGGGCGCCGTGCGAGAGCCGTTCATCGACGTCGACGACATCGCCGAGGTCGTGGTGGCGGCGCTGACGGAGGCGCGCCATGTCGGCAAGCTCTATGAGGTGACGGGACCGCGCGCGCTGACGTTTGCGCAAGCGGTTGCCGAGATCGCCGAGGCCGCGGGGCGGCCGGTTCAGTACCGGCAGGTCGCGCCGCAGGATTTTGCAGCCGCCATGCGCCCCCATGTGCCCGACGACGTCATCGAGCTGATGCTGGAGCTGTTTACCGTCGTGCTCGACGGACGCAATTCCGCTGTCGCGCATGGCGTCGAGCAGGCGCTCGGCCGCCCCGCACGCGACTTTTCCGACTACGCCCGCCGGACCGCCGCGACCGGTGTGTGGAGGGCTTGA
- a CDS encoding DUF1772 domain-containing protein translates to MLQMLITGLLWFSAIGCGLLAGLYFAFSAFIMTALGRIGQAAGIATMNAINVVIVQSLFLPVFLATTATSAALAVMALLRWGEPGAMAMLAGGVLYVLGMFVVTMIFNVPLNNALAAADPASQEAASLWARYLTDWTFWNHVRTVASTAACALFIAAIAAK, encoded by the coding sequence ATGCTGCAGATGTTGATCACCGGCCTGCTGTGGTTCTCCGCCATCGGCTGCGGCCTGCTCGCCGGGCTCTACTTCGCGTTTTCGGCCTTCATCATGACGGCGCTCGGCCGCATCGGACAGGCCGCCGGCATCGCCACCATGAATGCGATCAATGTCGTCATTGTGCAGTCGCTGTTCCTGCCGGTCTTCCTGGCAACGACGGCAACGAGCGCGGCGCTGGCGGTGATGGCGCTGTTGCGCTGGGGTGAGCCGGGCGCGATGGCGATGCTGGCCGGCGGCGTACTCTACGTGCTTGGCATGTTCGTCGTCACCATGATCTTCAACGTGCCGCTGAACAACGCGCTTGCCGCGGCCGATCCCGCAAGCCAGGAGGCCGCCTCGCTGTGGGCGCGCTATCTGACGGACTGGACGTTTTGGAATCACGTACGGACGGTCGCGTCCACGGCAGCCTGCGCGCTGTTTATCGCCGCCATTGCGGCGAAGTAA
- a CDS encoding choice-of-anchor K domain-containing protein → MSRIFKFLAAGLLAGLAHAPANAAVVSFTGDGNFSGISNCSGSPTCSITNNYNVLKMSGAANNNKPSTLTITDITGNITSNQDDYVIGKITWVNLATYNTDQNFNVKYTFSLNFTSPNNAFDKQEFSLNIQQTTNPSPDNVFNISQTLLNNLGPFTLNGVTVSDIHFAEYGDGWYDKNTGKWTNPEGKTSTLKILADFTFETAPPVPEPSTWAMMILGFAGVGFMAYRRKRSSSAPTAA, encoded by the coding sequence ATGAGCAGGATATTTAAATTTTTGGCCGCGGGTTTGCTGGCCGGTTTGGCGCATGCCCCGGCAAACGCGGCCGTCGTTAGCTTCACCGGTGACGGCAACTTTTCCGGCATCTCGAATTGCAGCGGCAGCCCGACCTGCTCCATCACCAATAACTACAACGTGCTCAAAATGTCGGGCGCGGCGAATAACAACAAGCCGAGCACGCTGACGATTACTGATATCACCGGCAACATCACGTCGAACCAGGACGACTACGTCATCGGCAAGATCACCTGGGTGAACCTTGCGACCTACAACACCGACCAGAATTTCAACGTCAAATACACCTTCTCGCTGAACTTCACCTCGCCGAACAATGCGTTTGATAAGCAGGAGTTCAGCCTGAACATCCAGCAGACGACCAACCCGTCGCCTGACAACGTGTTCAACATCAGCCAGACACTGCTCAACAACCTTGGTCCGTTCACCCTCAACGGCGTTACGGTGTCCGACATCCACTTCGCTGAATATGGCGATGGATGGTACGACAAAAACACCGGCAAATGGACGAACCCCGAGGGCAAGACGTCGACGCTCAAGATCCTGGCAGACTTCACCTTCGAAACCGCGCCGCCGGTCCCGGAACCCTCGACCTGGGCGATGATGATCCTCGGTTTTGCGGGCGTCGGCTTCATGGCCTACCGCCGCAAGCGCAGCAGCAGCGCGCCCACCGCGGCCTGA